One segment of Coffea eugenioides isolate CCC68of unplaced genomic scaffold, Ceug_1.0 ScVebR1_2600;HRSCAF=3658, whole genome shotgun sequence DNA contains the following:
- the LOC113757005 gene encoding uncharacterized protein LOC113757005, with the protein MVDIAAGRYIGDKTLEEFEKKSNLEEMMLQYMQKVDQKMDQFDKLAQSQQASIQNLKRQVGQLVKVVTKRAPGKLPSSTEVNPKETTMAVTLRSGKVLDDLVIKSKTKPSAKHRRSGIAIKSEETGDSGNGSCEKIKGKIINFLKEIVSNKKKLEDFVEVSLTEECSAMLQNGFPIKMKDPESFNVPCQFEHIIVDKCLCDHGYSVNLISLSFFRKLKFANLGPIQVILQLADRSVCYPIGIVDDLLVKVGKFYFPTDLLVLDMEEDICMPIILGREVLAMEEANIDLLEGKLILSIGKEKEKFNVFELLK; encoded by the exons ATGGTGGATATTGCAGCAGGAAGGTATATTGGTGACAAAACCTTGGAGGAATTT GAGAAAAAGTCCAACCTTGAAGAAATGATGCTACAATACATGCAAAAGGTGGACCAAAAGATGGACCAGTTTgacaaacttgctcaatctcaaCAAGCCTCCATTCAAAATCTTAAAAGGCAAGTTGGTCAACTAGTAAAGGTAGTAACTAAAAGGGCACCAGGGAAATTGCCTAGTAGCACTGAGGTGAACCCAAAAGAAACTACTATGGCTGTGACTCTTCGTTCAGGCAAAGTATTGGATGATCTTGTCATTAAATCCAAGACTAAACCAAGTGCAAAGCATAGGAGGAGCGGAATTGCTATTAAAAGTGAAGAAACTGGGGATTCGGGGAATGGTTCATGTGAAAAAATCAAGGGGAAGATAATCAAC ttcttgaaagaaaTAGTGTCTAATAAAAAGAAGTTAGAAGACTTTGTAGAGGTGTCTCTTACTGAGGAATGCAGTGCAATGCTACAAAATGGTTTTCCTATCAAGATGAAAGATCCAGAGAGTTTTAATGTACCTTGTCAATTTGAACATATTATTGTTGATAAATGTTTGTGTGACCATGGATATAGTGTTAATTTGATATCTCTATCATTTTTCAGGAAATTAAAGTTTGCCAATTTGGGGCCTATTCAAGTGATTCTACAACTGGCTGATCGTTCAGTGTGTTATCCTATTGGTATTGTTGACGATCTATTAGTTAAAGTTggtaaattttattttcctaCTGATCTTCTTGTTCTTGACATGGAGGAGGATATTTGTATGCCAATTATCCTCGGTAGAGAGgttttagctatggaagaggCTAATATAGACTtacttgaaggaaaattgatTTTAAGTATTggtaaagagaaagaaaaatttaaTGTCTTTGAACTCTTAAAATAG
- the LOC113757004 gene encoding probable 2-oxoglutarate-dependent dioxygenase AOP1 yields MECASNIRLPVINLTEEILRSGKDSWTEARNIVTRAFEEYGCFIAVHDKYPSEVSDSMFSELQDLFNLPLEIKVRNTSQTPLIGYARPRPNVHLYESLSIEDATNLEAVEKFANQMSPSKNNHFCELFHCYANQVAELDKMVSKFVFESYGVEKYHESHVGSVTYTVRLIRYRVPEQNEVNVGVAPHTDKNFITILQQNEADGLEVQLKNGSWIPIDFPPSSVVVMAGDVFSAWSNGRVHSPFHRVTMKGKERHSIAQFAYCKKLVETPTELVDDEHPLLYEPLDNFGYLRFLSTDDNWNTPNPLKAYCGV; encoded by the exons ATGGAATGCGCTTCAAATATCAGGCTTCCGGTCATAAATTTAACGGAGGAAATCCTAAGATCCGGAAAAGATTCTTGGACTGAAGCGCGAAACATTGTCACACGGGCATTTGAAGAGTATGGCTGTTTCATAGCTGTTCATGATAAGTATCCTTCAGAGGTTAGTGATTCCATGTTCTCTGAGCTGCAAGATTTGTTTAACCTCCCGTTGGAGATTAAAGTCCGAAACACTTCTCAAACTCCCCTCATTGGTTATGCTCGGCCAAGACCCAACGTGCACCTCTACGAAAGCCTGAGCATTGAAGATGCAACAAATCTTGAAGCAGTCGAGAAGTTCGCAAATCAGATGTCGCCCTCCAAAAATAACCATTTCTG CGAACTGTTTCATTGCTATGCAAATCAAGTAGCAGAATTAGATAAAATGGTGAGCAAATTTGTGTTTGAAAGCTATGGTGTGGAGAAGTACCACGAATCTCATGTGGGATCAGTGACTTATACTGTTAGACTCATAAGGTACAGGGTACCCGAACAGAATGAGGTGAATGTCGGCGTTGCTCCTCATACTGACAAGAACTTCATAACCATACTTCAACAGAATGAAGCTGATGGTTTAGAAGTTCAGTTGAAGAATGGAAGCTGGATTCCTATTGATTTTCCTCCTTCCTCCGTAGTAGTCATGGCTGGAGATGTATTCTCG GCGTGGAGCAACGGTAGAGTGCATTCCCCATTTCATAGAGTAACTatgaagggaaaagaaaggcatTCGATTGCACAGTTCGCCTATTGCAAGAAATTGGTAGAGACACCAACAGAGCTGGTTGATGATGAACACCCCTTATTATATGAGCCATTGGACAATTTTGGTTATCTCCGATTCTTGAGCACAGATGATAATTGGAATACTCCGAATCCACTGAAGGCCTATTGTGGCGTCTAA